The following proteins come from a genomic window of Plasmodium gaboni strain SY75 chromosome Unknown, whole genome shotgun sequence:
- a CDS encoding glycophorin binding protein translates to MCLSNRTNLKSSGVSNCKNFNSKNCSKYALREVDGKNEKKSSLCTFRSKNLILIIGIIYVAIL, encoded by the coding sequence ATGTGCCTTTCTAATAGAACTAATCTTAAATCATCCGGAGTTTCGAATTGTAAAAATTTCAATTCGAAAAATTGCTCAAAATATGCTTTAAGGGAAGTTGACggaaaaaatgaaaagaaaagttCCTTATGTACCTTCCGTTCCAAGAACcttatattaataattggaataatatatgtagCTATATTG